The Eubacteriaceae bacterium Marseille-Q4139 genome has a window encoding:
- a CDS encoding DUF4428 domain-containing protein → MSQICAKCGKKVNMFTGFKCKDGNFCNDCVSSLSPFILGNLTYFAKAEILDLLYLKERDDDLVKDDTLEKLLGKKIYWEKEVNQSKKDWDENERYRETERKKELRYKEKSLKELDRKAGSQSLFRQGIIETYNANIADIESVYQANKADLTELYDEAKSGIEEATNNFNDFLTLIANRAQELRGIEKQVKDDAEAAIQGELEDIKKKAQEKALTEAREKAKIEAERLAQKEAEECIRREKEERAQIELERKKAQQEIERRAHEEAKEKLKGELEEIRVEAERKALDEAREKAMRHEKEKIAKDLQREERKKNPTHLAIISLVCSILSWVTVMTVLPPFILAVIGLITGIKALKSSRRKMAIAGIIVSAALIIFIAVIGFLVALE, encoded by the coding sequence ATGTCACAGATTTGCGCTAAATGTGGGAAAAAGGTAAATATGTTTACAGGATTTAAGTGTAAAGATGGTAATTTCTGTAATGATTGCGTTAGTAGCTTAAGTCCATTTATTTTAGGGAATCTAACATATTTTGCTAAAGCCGAAATTTTAGATTTGTTATATTTAAAAGAGAGAGACGATGATCTGGTTAAAGACGATACGCTGGAAAAACTTTTAGGGAAAAAAATTTATTGGGAGAAAGAAGTAAATCAATCGAAGAAAGATTGGGATGAAAATGAGAGATATCGTGAAACGGAGAGAAAGAAAGAACTGAGGTATAAAGAAAAATCTTTAAAAGAATTAGATAGAAAAGCTGGTTCACAGAGCCTTTTCAGGCAAGGGATCATAGAAACATATAATGCAAACATTGCGGATATTGAATCAGTGTATCAGGCCAATAAGGCTGACCTAACAGAATTGTATGATGAAGCTAAGTCGGGGATCGAAGAGGCCACAAATAATTTCAATGACTTCTTAACCTTAATAGCAAATCGAGCCCAAGAATTACGAGGGATTGAAAAACAGGTAAAGGATGATGCTGAAGCTGCGATTCAAGGGGAATTAGAAGATATAAAAAAGAAAGCGCAGGAAAAAGCGTTAACGGAAGCCAGAGAGAAAGCAAAAATAGAAGCAGAGCGTTTGGCACAAAAAGAAGCGGAAGAATGTATCAGACGGGAAAAGGAAGAACGTGCTCAAATTGAATTGGAACGAAAAAAGGCGCAGCAAGAAATTGAGCGTAGAGCCCATGAAGAAGCAAAAGAAAAATTAAAGGGGGAATTAGAGGAGATACGAGTAGAAGCGGAAAGAAAAGCTTTGGACGAAGCAAGAGAAAAAGCCATGCGTCATGAAAAAGAAAAAATTGCAAAAGATTTACAAAGAGAAGAGCGGAAGAAAAATCCAACGCACTTGGCAATTATAAGTCTTGTTTGTTCGATTTTGTCATGGGTTACTGTTATGACGGTTTTACCGCCGTTTATATTGGCAGTTATTGGCTTAATTACAGGAATAAAAGCATTAAAATCGTCAAGAAGAAAAATGGCGATAGCAGGCATTATTGTTAGTGCCGCTCTCATTATTTTTATAGCGGTGATCGGTTTCTTGGTAGCTTTAGAATAG
- a CDS encoding helix-turn-helix domain-containing protein, producing the protein MFEYIPDILTFKECQNLLKVGKNTLLNLIHQGELDAFKIGNRWKIPKEVVLEFIRNKY; encoded by the coding sequence ATGTTTGAATACATACCAGATATTTTGACCTTTAAAGAATGCCAAAATCTATTAAAAGTTGGGAAAAATACATTGCTCAATTTAATTCATCAAGGAGAGCTCGATGCATTTAAGATTGGGAATCGGTGGAAGATTCCTAAAGAGGTGGTATTGGAGTTTATTCGGAATAAATATTGA
- a CDS encoding IS30 family transposase, translating into MSKFLSYEDRIILAQRLQENASFGAIGKELGKDRTTIAKEIKKYSHDKKSGRPGYPYNPCKFRISCKAKKLCGTSCTHPSAYKCSLCPECTLHCPDFIEDVCSVKNKPPYVCNGCGQLPKCTLLKRIYDPADAHERAHHAISEARTGILSNEGDIARINRIISPLVKNGQSLHQIYLDHVDELMCSEKTLYNYVDAQLFDIRNIDLPRKVKYRPRYKQPEFKVDRGCRIGRSYTDFQKFLENNPETAIVQMDTVIGRAGGKCLLTIHFVETSLMLAFLRDANTSASVIRIIKLLDKVLGPELFSRLFPVILTDNGSEFSNPKEMERRDTVPCNRTNGFYCDPSAPYQKGACEVNHELIRRILPKGSSFDDLTQSDIYRMMDHINSYKRKKLNNRSPYETFSFYYGEDVLKKLGCSPVAAENIILKPKLLKK; encoded by the coding sequence ATGTCAAAGTTTTTATCCTATGAAGATCGGATCATCCTTGCACAGCGCCTTCAGGAGAATGCCTCCTTTGGTGCAATCGGAAAAGAACTGGGTAAGGACCGTACAACGATTGCCAAGGAGATTAAAAAGTATTCCCATGACAAGAAAAGCGGACGGCCCGGATATCCTTATAATCCTTGTAAATTCCGCATTTCATGCAAAGCAAAAAAACTGTGCGGAACGAGCTGTACGCATCCATCCGCATACAAATGCAGTTTATGCCCGGAGTGCACGCTTCACTGTCCGGATTTTATAGAGGACGTTTGTTCTGTCAAAAATAAACCGCCTTATGTTTGTAATGGATGCGGTCAGCTTCCGAAATGCACGCTGCTGAAGCGTATTTATGATCCGGCAGATGCACATGAAAGGGCTCATCATGCAATCTCGGAAGCCCGGACAGGAATTCTATCCAATGAAGGGGATATCGCCAGGATCAATCGGATCATCAGTCCTCTGGTCAAAAACGGGCAGTCACTCCATCAGATCTATCTGGATCACGTTGATGAACTGATGTGCAGCGAGAAGACCTTGTATAACTATGTGGATGCCCAGCTTTTTGACATCAGGAACATTGATCTGCCACGTAAAGTTAAATATCGTCCCCGTTATAAGCAGCCCGAATTCAAAGTGGACAGGGGCTGCCGCATCGGGCGTAGTTATACGGATTTCCAGAAGTTTCTGGAGAATAATCCGGAAACTGCCATTGTGCAGATGGACACGGTGATCGGCCGTGCCGGAGGCAAATGTCTGCTTACCATACACTTTGTTGAAACCAGCTTGATGCTGGCGTTTCTGCGGGATGCGAATACGTCTGCCTCTGTGATACGGATTATAAAGCTGTTGGATAAAGTTCTCGGCCCAGAGCTGTTCAGCCGTTTGTTTCCGGTTATCCTGACAGACAACGGGAGTGAGTTCTCAAATCCAAAAGAAATGGAGCGGCGTGACACTGTTCCCTGTAACCGAACGAACGGATTTTATTGTGATCCCAGTGCGCCATATCAAAAAGGGGCCTGTGAAGTAAACCACGAACTGATACGGCGTATTCTGCCCAAGGGAAGCAGTTTCGATGATCTGACACAGTCCGATATTTACCGGATGATGGATCATATCAATTCGTACAAAAGAAAAAAGCTGAACAACCGCAGCCCATACGAAACGTTCAGCTTTTATTACGGAGAAGATGTGCTCAAGAAACTTGGATGTTCACCGGTTGCCGCCGAGAATATCATCCTGAAGCCCAAACTTCTCAAAAAGTAA
- a CDS encoding DUF932 domain-containing protein: MSANSENMFYARRAPWYGLGTSVEEAMSSREALDAAGLNWKVLQKELITEDGRLVRGFKANIRETDGQILGVVTKRYKVVQNEEAFAFTDELLGEGVTYETAGSIQNGRRTWILARLPQRYIISGDEIMPYLVFINSHDGTGAIKALNCNPRFHTLYLGWV; the protein is encoded by the coding sequence ATGTCAGCAAATAGTGAGAATATGTTTTACGCCAGGAGGGCTCCGTGGTATGGACTGGGAACCAGTGTTGAGGAGGCCATGAGCTCCAGGGAGGCATTGGATGCCGCTGGATTAAACTGGAAAGTGCTCCAGAAGGAGTTGATAACAGAAGACGGGCGGCTTGTGAGAGGCTTTAAGGCGAATATCCGGGAGACTGACGGGCAGATCCTGGGAGTGGTGACAAAACGCTATAAAGTCGTGCAGAATGAAGAGGCCTTCGCCTTCACGGATGAATTATTAGGTGAAGGGGTAACATATGAAACAGCGGGTTCCATACAGAATGGCAGGCGTACATGGATTCTGGCCCGACTCCCACAGAGGTATATTATAAGTGGGGATGAGATCATGCCGTATTTAGTTTTTATAAACAGCCATGATGGTACAGGCGCTATTAAAGCCCTTAATTGTAATCCGAGATTCCATACCCTCTATCTCGGATGGGTGTAA
- a CDS encoding transposase, with product MRKYSAEDKLRMVKLILEAKHSITSVSTGEGIHPTTLEEWIRNYQSMGSETFYNKGWTKRTSAEKEIAVQEYLSGLGSLRDICKKYKISSTRTLRQWIALYNGHKELKASRTGGCSLMTKGRKTTFEERVEIASYCISHGHNYAETSENFKVSYQQARNYTIKYETGGVPALQDNRGKRKSEDSLTEVEKLQAELKLEKAKRQRAEMELSFLKKLEEIERRRG from the coding sequence ATGCGTAAATATTCTGCTGAAGATAAATTACGAATGGTAAAGCTTATTTTGGAAGCTAAACATAGTATTACATCTGTATCAACAGGCGAAGGAATTCATCCTACTACTTTAGAAGAATGGATTCGTAATTATCAGTCTATGGGTTCAGAAACCTTTTACAACAAAGGATGGACCAAAAGAACTTCTGCCGAGAAAGAGATTGCCGTACAAGAGTATCTTTCTGGTCTTGGTTCACTACGTGATATTTGTAAAAAATATAAAATTTCCAGTACTCGTACACTCAGGCAATGGATTGCGCTGTATAATGGTCATAAGGAACTGAAGGCTTCCAGAACAGGAGGATGTAGTCTTATGACCAAAGGAAGAAAAACAACGTTTGAAGAAAGAGTGGAAATTGCATCCTACTGCATTTCCCATGGCCATAACTATGCTGAAACATCAGAAAACTTTAAGGTGTCCTATCAGCAGGCACGAAATTACACTATCAAATACGAAACAGGCGGAGTTCCTGCATTACAGGATAACCGCGGCAAAAGAAAATCGGAAGATTCTCTTACAGAGGTGGAAAAGCTTCAAGCGGAGTTGAAACTGGAAAAAGCCAAACGGCAACGTGCAGAAATGGAGTTATCATTCTTAAAAAAATTAGAGGAAATCGAAAGGAGGCGGGGCTGA
- a CDS encoding DUF932 domain-containing protein — MTPIRVVCQNTLNLALSAAKRSWSANHVGDIQGKLEDARRTLFFAENYMTELGKTIDVLNHKKLSDQQIYAYTDTLFPMAENATPQQRKNILRLREEVKSRYFEAPDLKGIGRNGYRFINAVSDFATHAKPLKERSNYRESLFAKTVEGNLLIDQAYQLVQAA; from the coding sequence ATGACACCGATAAGAGTTGTATGCCAGAATACCCTGAATCTGGCATTATCAGCGGCTAAAAGAAGCTGGTCAGCAAACCATGTGGGTGATATTCAAGGGAAACTGGAGGATGCAAGGAGGACTCTTTTCTTTGCAGAAAATTATATGACGGAATTAGGGAAAACGATTGATGTATTAAATCACAAAAAGCTTTCAGACCAGCAGATATATGCATATACGGATACATTGTTTCCTATGGCGGAGAATGCTACGCCGCAGCAGAGAAAGAACATTCTTCGGCTAAGGGAAGAAGTAAAATCCCGTTATTTTGAAGCACCAGATTTAAAGGGGATTGGAAGGAATGGGTACCGCTTCATCAATGCAGTATCGGATTTCGCCACTCATGCAAAGCCTTTAAAGGAGCGATCAAATTACAGAGAGAGTCTCTTTGCCAAAACAGTAGAGGGAAACCTGTTAATCGATCAGGCCTATCAGCTCGTTCAGGCAGCGTAA
- a CDS encoding sigma-70 family RNA polymerase sigma factor, with the protein MTTINLKDFYYWYTQDQLIEVSDEVAEVFLADARYEMAYQRRLSRHKAQYSLDCEDGIEYSACLHEPTPQELLERMELFIRLWNALNSLPEIQGRRIDAHIILGKSIKAIAEAEGVHEESVRQSIKRGLERMKKIF; encoded by the coding sequence ATGACTACGATCAATCTGAAAGATTTTTATTATTGGTACACCCAGGATCAGCTCATCGAGGTTTCCGACGAAGTGGCGGAGGTCTTTCTTGCGGATGCCCGTTATGAAATGGCCTATCAGCGGCGGCTCTCCCGGCACAAGGCGCAGTATTCTCTGGACTGCGAGGACGGGATCGAATACTCGGCCTGCCTGCATGAGCCCACGCCCCAGGAGCTCTTGGAACGCATGGAGCTCTTTATCCGTCTTTGGAACGCGCTCAACTCTCTGCCGGAAATCCAGGGCCGGAGGATTGACGCGCACATCATTCTTGGCAAAAGCATAAAAGCGATTGCCGAGGCCGAAGGCGTACATGAGGAGTCTGTCCGCCAGTCCATCAAAAGAGGGCTGGAACGCATGAAAAAAATCTTTTAA
- a CDS encoding CatB-related O-acetyltransferase produces the protein MMDKQKIYPRSKDRETIYLKNVATDPSIIVGDYTMYNDFVNDPVDFQKNNVLYHYPINHDKLIIGKFCSIACGARFLFNSANHSMTSLATYPFPIFFEEWGLDVSHIIEAWDNKGDIVIGSDVWIGYEAVIFAGVTIGDGAIIGTRAVVTKDVPPYTIVGGVPAKTIRKRFSDETISALLTERWWDWPEERIARNLAAIQSGRVDQFE, from the coding sequence ATGATGGACAAACAAAAAATTTATCCCCGGTCAAAAGATCGGGAAACTATATATTTAAAAAATGTCGCTACTGATCCCAGCATCATTGTGGGCGACTACACCATGTATAACGACTTTGTAAATGATCCTGTTGATTTTCAAAAGAATAATGTTCTTTATCATTATCCAATTAACCATGACAAGCTGATTATCGGCAAATTTTGCTCTATCGCCTGTGGCGCTCGTTTTTTGTTCAACAGTGCCAACCACAGCATGACTTCACTTGCGACCTATCCATTTCCTATCTTCTTCGAGGAATGGGGGCTTGATGTTAGCCACATAATCGAGGCATGGGACAACAAAGGCGATATTGTTATTGGGAGTGATGTTTGGATTGGGTATGAGGCCGTGATCTTCGCTGGAGTTACCATAGGGGATGGTGCCATTATTGGCACCAGGGCTGTTGTAACAAAAGATGTCCCGCCTTATACCATTGTGGGTGGTGTTCCGGCTAAAACTATCCGAAAACGCTTTTCTGATGAAACTATTTCGGCGTTGTTGACAGAAAGGTGGTGGGATTGGCCAGAGGAAAGAATTGCTCGTAATCTTGCGGCAATTCAATCGGGCCGTGTCGATCAATTTGAGTAA
- a CDS encoding HEPN domain-containing protein, translating into MEGGINRDLSKYRYEKAMEDLEMAQVMLEKGGYKASVNRSYYAIFHGLRAVTIMSAFDSSKHSGVIAFFNQHYVKEGIFDREVSKIITLAYRLREKADYEDFAIVSKREAEE; encoded by the coding sequence ATGGAAGGCGGCATAAATAGAGACCTGTCAAAGTACAGATATGAAAAAGCAATGGAAGATTTGGAGATGGCTCAGGTTATGCTTGAAAAGGGTGGATATAAAGCGTCTGTCAATCGCTCCTATTATGCCATTTTTCATGGATTAAGAGCCGTTACAATTATGAGTGCATTCGATTCATCAAAGCATTCTGGAGTGATCGCTTTTTTTAACCAGCATTATGTAAAAGAGGGGATTTTTGATCGGGAAGTATCAAAGATTATAACGTTGGCTTACAGGCTGAGAGAAAAAGCGGACTATGAGGATTTCGCCATTGTTTCTAAAAGGGAAGCAGAAGAGTAG
- a CDS encoding IS3 family transposase, translating into MRGNRKEAGLSLIRHEHIYQAVKEEQKEHDYPIQALCKIGGVSRAAYYKWLNHEMSENEQENRKIAELIEKIHIESPDKGYRRIRDELERYHDIDVNDKRVLRICRKLGIKSTIKYANDSCTRQAANPQYIAENILNREFTAEAPNEKWLTDVTEFHYYIGNEKHKVYLSAILDLYDRRIVSYRIGDSNSNALVFDTFDDAVKDNPDAHPMFHSDRGFQYTNRAFHAKLEAAGMMQSMSRVAKCIDNGPMEGFWGILKRERYYGKRFMDRESLVVMIEKYINYYNNRRLQRKLGIVTPMEKHEKYLQAA; encoded by the coding sequence ATTAGAGGAAATCGAAAGGAGGCGGGGCTGAGCCTGATCCGCCACGAGCATATCTATCAGGCTGTCAAAGAAGAACAGAAAGAACACGATTATCCGATACAGGCGCTTTGTAAGATTGGCGGTGTTTCAAGGGCGGCTTATTACAAATGGCTGAACCATGAAATGTCAGAGAATGAACAGGAAAACCGAAAAATTGCGGAACTGATAGAAAAAATCCACATAGAATCACCTGATAAGGGTTATCGCAGAATCCGTGATGAGTTGGAGCGTTACCATGACATTGATGTAAATGATAAACGTGTTTTGCGCATCTGCCGGAAACTTGGTATCAAATCCACCATTAAATATGCAAACGATAGCTGTACAAGACAGGCTGCAAATCCACAGTACATAGCCGAAAATATCCTGAATCGTGAATTTACGGCAGAAGCTCCGAATGAAAAGTGGTTGACCGATGTAACGGAATTTCATTACTATATCGGAAATGAAAAGCACAAGGTATATTTAAGTGCAATTCTTGACCTGTATGACCGAAGAATCGTATCCTACCGTATTGGAGACAGTAATAGTAATGCATTAGTGTTTGATACCTTTGATGATGCAGTCAAAGATAATCCTGATGCACATCCGATGTTTCACAGTGACAGAGGCTTTCAATACACCAATAGAGCCTTTCATGCAAAACTTGAAGCAGCAGGGATGATGCAGAGCATGTCCAGAGTAGCAAAGTGTATCGATAATGGACCAATGGAAGGATTCTGGGGAATTCTAAAACGGGAGCGTTATTATGGTAAACGATTTATGGACAGAGAATCACTGGTGGTCATGATAGAGAAATATATCAATTACTATAACAACAGACGTTTGCAGAGGAAGCTTGGTATAGTAACACCAATGGAGAAACACGAAAAATATTTACAGGCAGCGTAA
- a CDS encoding cysteine-rich KTR domain-containing protein: protein MDRMVWLLCPVCGNKTRLKVRQDTELINFPLYCPKCKQETLVNVKKSKLSVIRMADLISKEDNKL, encoded by the coding sequence ATGGATCGAATGGTATGGCTTTTATGCCCCGTATGTGGGAACAAGACCAGACTTAAAGTGCGTCAAGATACAGAACTTATCAATTTTCCACTGTATTGCCCGAAATGCAAACAGGAAACTTTGGTAAATGTCAAAAAATCAAAACTATCTGTCATCCGTATGGCTGACTTGATTTCTAAGGAGGATAACAAATTATGA
- a CDS encoding helix-turn-helix transcriptional regulator, translating to MYKNKASDNRNNICGSKLKELRTSMPTRTSQRQLADMLQLAGLDLDKNAVQRIESGERFVTDIELKVISRVLGVSYETLLDN from the coding sequence ATGTATAAAAATAAAGCAAGTGACAATCGGAATAATATTTGTGGAAGCAAGTTAAAAGAACTCCGTACTAGTATGCCTACTAGGACATCTCAACGCCAACTAGCAGATATGCTTCAGCTCGCAGGACTCGATTTGGATAAAAATGCTGTCCAACGTATCGAGAGCGGTGAAAGGTTTGTAACGGATATCGAATTAAAGGTAATCTCAAGAGTGTTAGGTGTATCTTATGAGACATTGCTAGATAATTAG
- a CDS encoding helix-turn-helix transcriptional regulator, which produces MEQLKKLRQSRNLSQQKLAEEFHTSQQSIWKYENGITEPDISTLTRLANYFNVSIDYLVGNSDTPEKADLITERQLSPSESLLIQQFRSLPAKSQALVIELVSTLHFNTSEHR; this is translated from the coding sequence ATGGAGCAGCTCAAAAAATTACGACAGTCCCGTAATCTTAGTCAACAAAAATTAGCAGAAGAATTTCATACCAGCCAGCAGTCTATTTGGAAATACGAGAACGGAATTACTGAGCCAGATATTTCCACATTAACGCGTCTGGCAAATTACTTCAATGTCTCTATCGACTATTTGGTTGGGAATTCTGATACGCCTGAAAAGGCAGATTTGATTACAGAAAGACAATTATCTCCTAGCGAAAGCCTTCTTATCCAGCAATTCCGATCATTGCCTGCTAAAAGCCAGGCCTTAGTAATTGAGCTTGTCAGTACATTGCACTTTAATACAAGTGAGCATAGATAA
- a CDS encoding IS256 family transposase — translation MSEKIVQLNEEVIKGQIKELVRGSVEETLNELLEAEAEKLTQAARYERNEQRQGYRSGHYNRNLTTTSGDVTLKVPKLKGISFETAIIERYRRRESSVEEALIEMYLAGVSVRRVEDITEALWGSKVSPSTISELNKKAYVHIEDWRNRPLQGGRYPYVYVDGIYLRRNWGGEFENVAILVAIAVNEDGYREVLGAAEGMKEDKSSWVSFFQWLRGRGLDGVKLIVGDKCLGMLEAVGEVFPEAKYQRCTVHFYRNVFSVTPRSKVKLVAKMLKAVHAQESKKAAREKAKAVVEELRSMKLKEAAKKVEDGIEETLTYCDFPSEHWTRIRTNNVIERLNREIRRRTRVVGSFPDGNSALMLVCARLRHVAGTQWGNKKYMNMKHLEAALEDASIAG, via the coding sequence ATGTCCGAAAAGATTGTACAGCTTAACGAGGAAGTAATCAAGGGTCAAATCAAAGAACTGGTACGAGGCAGCGTAGAGGAAACCCTCAACGAACTGCTGGAGGCCGAGGCGGAGAAGCTGACCCAGGCGGCCCGGTACGAGCGCAATGAGCAGCGTCAGGGCTATCGCAGCGGCCACTACAACCGTAACCTCACCACCACTTCCGGGGACGTCACTCTCAAGGTTCCCAAACTCAAGGGAATCTCTTTTGAAACCGCCATCATTGAGCGGTATCGCCGCCGGGAGAGCAGCGTGGAAGAAGCCCTCATTGAGATGTACCTGGCAGGCGTATCCGTTCGGCGTGTGGAGGATATTACCGAGGCCCTCTGGGGTAGCAAAGTCTCTCCCTCCACTATAAGTGAGTTAAACAAGAAAGCGTATGTCCACATCGAGGATTGGCGGAACCGTCCTCTGCAAGGCGGACGATATCCGTATGTCTATGTGGATGGGATCTATCTGCGCCGTAACTGGGGCGGCGAATTTGAAAACGTAGCCATTCTTGTGGCAATTGCGGTCAATGAGGACGGATACCGTGAGGTTCTGGGTGCCGCCGAGGGCATGAAGGAGGACAAGTCCAGCTGGGTCAGCTTCTTCCAGTGGCTGCGTGGCCGAGGTCTGGACGGTGTGAAACTCATTGTTGGAGACAAGTGCCTTGGTATGCTGGAGGCCGTGGGAGAAGTATTCCCCGAAGCCAAGTACCAGCGCTGTACCGTCCACTTTTACCGCAATGTATTCTCGGTCACGCCTCGCTCCAAGGTGAAGCTGGTGGCAAAGATGCTCAAGGCGGTCCACGCCCAGGAAAGCAAGAAAGCAGCCCGGGAAAAGGCCAAAGCTGTGGTGGAAGAACTGCGCTCCATGAAACTGAAAGAGGCGGCCAAGAAGGTAGAGGATGGCATTGAGGAGACGCTGACCTACTGCGATTTTCCCAGCGAGCACTGGACTCGCATCCGTACCAATAACGTTATTGAACGACTCAACCGGGAGATCCGCCGCCGTACCCGTGTGGTGGGCAGTTTCCCGGACGGCAATTCCGCCCTTATGCTGGTCTGTGCCCGGCTGCGCCATGTGGCCGGCACCCAGTGGGGCAACAAGAAGTACATGAACATGAAGCACCTGGAGGCAGCCCTTGAAGATGCCTCCATTGCTGGCTGA
- a CDS encoding nucleotidyltransferase domain-containing protein, with protein sequence MEQTALKEFVDGVVPMMGEKLEQIILYGSVARGTSTEESDVDIALLIHGTIDENLEDHLLDFIVDMNLKYNRVFSVIDIDYETFRKWENVLPFYSNVRREGVTLWKAA encoded by the coding sequence ATGGAACAGACTGCCTTAAAGGAATTTGTAGATGGTGTTGTGCCGATGATGGGAGAAAAGCTGGAGCAAATTATTTTATATGGCTCTGTGGCCCGTGGAACCAGCACGGAGGAATCTGATGTGGATATTGCGTTGCTGATTCATGGAACAATAGATGAGAATCTGGAAGATCATCTTTTGGATTTTATTGTAGATATGAACTTGAAGTACAATCGAGTGTTTTCTGTCATTGATATTGATTATGAAACCTTCCGGAAGTGGGAAAATGTACTTCCATTTTACAGCAATGTACGGAGAGAGGGTGTGACATTATGGAAGGCGGCATAA
- a CDS encoding YqaJ viral recombinase family protein yields MIRISTKGMSREEWLKLRKTGIGGSDAGAICGLNPYSSPMKVYQEKTTEEDEDLDCEAMRQGRDLEEYVARRFTETTGLKVRRSGQLYRNDEFPFMLANVDRLIVGQDAGLECKTASVYNADKWEDGQIPSHYLIQCLHYMAVTGKRTWYLAVVILGKDFQYRKITWDEEIIQKLIAVEQAFWTQYVLPRIIPEPDGSKACDEVLTNYYHTANRGSEIRLVGFDGKLDRREDLIRQIDVLKQEQMQIEQEIKLYLKDNEKAVSERYQVTWKNVEKTMLDTKRIQEVLPGLYQKFTKESHYRQFRVRAA; encoded by the coding sequence ATGATTCGGATATCAACAAAGGGAATGTCCAGAGAAGAATGGCTTAAGCTTCGGAAAACAGGCATAGGTGGATCTGATGCTGGGGCGATCTGCGGTTTAAATCCTTACAGCAGTCCAATGAAAGTTTATCAGGAAAAGACGACGGAAGAGGACGAAGACTTGGATTGCGAAGCCATGCGGCAGGGAAGAGATCTGGAAGAGTATGTGGCAAGACGTTTTACAGAAACGACCGGCTTAAAAGTACGTCGGTCGGGCCAGTTGTATCGAAATGATGAATTTCCGTTTATGCTGGCTAATGTAGATCGTCTGATTGTGGGACAGGATGCCGGGTTGGAATGCAAGACTGCCAGTGTATATAATGCAGATAAATGGGAGGATGGGCAGATTCCATCCCATTACCTTATCCAGTGCCTTCATTATATGGCAGTAACCGGCAAACGGACATGGTATCTTGCGGTAGTAATTTTGGGAAAAGATTTCCAATATCGCAAAATCACATGGGACGAGGAAATCATACAAAAACTGATCGCTGTGGAGCAGGCATTCTGGACGCAGTATGTGCTCCCTAGAATCATACCGGAACCAGATGGCTCTAAAGCCTGCGATGAGGTTTTAACAAACTATTATCACACAGCAAATAGAGGAAGCGAAATCCGGCTGGTGGGCTTTGATGGAAAGCTTGATCGGAGAGAGGATTTGATCCGGCAGATTGATGTGCTCAAGCAGGAGCAGATGCAGATTGAGCAGGAAATAAAATTATACCTGAAAGATAATGAGAAAGCAGTCAGCGAACGGTACCAAGTAACCTGGAAAAATGTGGAGAAGACTATGTTGGATACAAAACGAATCCAGGAGGTACTGCCGGGGCTATACCAGAAATTTACGAAAGAGTCTCATTACAGACAATTTAGAGTTCGCGCGGCATAG